Proteins from a single region of Granulicella tundricola MP5ACTX9:
- a CDS encoding TolB family protein has protein sequence MAWTDIQEKLWRARALDGSDKVQLTSDSLEVFLAHWSPDGKQLAIMAKEHNGVWQNYIIDAAGGKPEPLLHEARNAADPGWSADGSKIVFGREPDLMGKETGSHTIQILDLATHQTETVPGSEGLFSPRWSPDGRWIAALTLDQKSLMLYDVAAHHWRQLGSTSAADPVWSRDSKFIYIHAFQADMEPILKVNVLDGSMQPVADLSSFQSAGAVNYFFGGLSPTNLPMVQTHIGTGNLYTLDLNQR, from the coding sequence GTGGCGTGGACGGACATTCAAGAAAAGCTGTGGCGTGCCCGTGCGCTGGATGGTTCCGATAAAGTTCAGCTCACGTCAGACTCGCTGGAGGTCTTCCTGGCCCATTGGTCTCCGGACGGTAAGCAGCTCGCCATCATGGCCAAGGAGCACAACGGGGTCTGGCAGAACTACATCATCGACGCGGCCGGCGGCAAGCCGGAGCCGCTTCTGCATGAGGCTCGCAACGCTGCTGATCCCGGCTGGTCGGCGGACGGGAGCAAGATCGTCTTCGGACGCGAGCCTGATCTGATGGGGAAGGAAACCGGCTCCCACACGATCCAGATTCTGGACCTTGCCACTCATCAGACCGAGACGGTTCCAGGCTCTGAAGGTCTCTTCAGCCCGCGGTGGTCGCCTGACGGCAGATGGATCGCCGCGCTGACGCTCGACCAGAAGAGCCTCATGCTGTACGACGTCGCGGCGCACCATTGGCGGCAGTTGGGCTCGACCAGCGCGGCCGATCCGGTCTGGAGCCGCGATAGCAAGTTCATCTATATCCACGCATTCCAGGCCGACATGGAACCGATCCTGAAGGTCAACGTCCTTGATGGAAGCATGCAGCCGGTTGCGGATCTCAGCAGCTTCCAAAGTGCGGGCGCGGTCAACTACTTCTTCGGAGGCTTGAGTCCGACCAACTTGCCGATGGTCCAGACTCATATTGGAACCGGCAACCTGTATACGCTGGACTTAAATCAGCGCTAG
- a CDS encoding outer membrane beta-barrel protein: MTNIFNQTRTSQKLSRAAGLGMLAGSLTMMLPSAMAQSDTGRVVGTVTDTTGAAIPNATITLTNTANGSIRVDKSSGSGELNISAVPAGDYSAKIEATGFQSQNVNLTVVVTQVQTLSFKLAPGSEQQTVEVTAAAALVNTSDATLGETIEGKQITELPLNGRNALNLALLTPGVTQGAYGESGNDPSNRNGESGGSALSVNGTRPQANNFLLDGVDNNDGLQNIILFFPPVDGTQEFKVNTSVAPAQFGRAGGALVVASIKSGTNGVHGSAFDQYRSGKFAANPNYSFLGAPPVANPPYNRNQFGGSVGFPFLKDKLFMFGDYEGTRESLPGNSAYITVPTVKMRTGDFSELLNPGQTYGNFDTTFPACVPNAGTLNNNISGNSKGQIYDPQTCTPFQNNQIPMARLNTAAVNYLNAFPLPSRSDRALQNYLSQQQSAIKYNRFDARLDYSLTKKDLFFLRFSYDNSTNGATSQLGPTLPNNAGTSYVHARGYDLGYTRTFSPSIVNEARLAYNRDNYGYQPPNYGQNISADLGIVNANRNLETSGGALIGGSNDQLEYSGDYGLFAVPQNTYELTDTLNIQRGAHSLKVGGTYLLRQTQFFRPISGKGFFAIAYHGTDFTGWETSELLVGGVDNYAIGAQDGYFGNISNEDGVFAQDDWRVTPRLTLNLGIRWDLLTWPYEKHNQQAAFNPTNGTVMIAGQNGISRSIINQDYLNFAPRVGFAYDVFGDGKTALHGGYGLFYFPDYGGISNQLGQQPPFGGSATYYARNGYCVTFTGQTTLGNPYTCPGYTTGNSAKIALPLPGFPNFNPAAPPAGLGGLAVDRDNKHSRLQQYNLQLQQQLGSRDVLSIAYVGTHADRLSTYYPINSYNFNTTALPFPTLGGISLNEYNGISWYNGLQAHYEHRQGNALLTASYTWSHALDDSPDAFGAGSTVSIASNPFASYGNSAQDQRHIFSGSAVYNFPFGRGQAFGGNANRFMDLLIGGWQSNLVGLFQTGQPFDISTGVNSPGNRPDLIAPISYPKKIIGQWFNTAAFSDNIPTLNVSGTGVYTRVGTLGRNQVYGPGYRSVNLGVQKNLHFTDRISLELHGDAFNVLNTPEFTNPSSAVTSGTFGEITGTRQNSARQIQLTSRLVF; encoded by the coding sequence ATGACCAACATCTTTAATCAGACGCGGACCAGTCAAAAACTGTCCCGCGCAGCAGGTCTGGGAATGCTTGCCGGTTCGCTCACGATGATGCTGCCGAGCGCCATGGCGCAATCGGACACCGGACGCGTCGTCGGAACGGTGACTGACACGACCGGGGCCGCCATCCCCAACGCCACGATCACCCTTACCAACACCGCGAACGGCAGTATCCGCGTAGACAAATCCAGCGGCTCAGGTGAGTTGAACATCTCAGCCGTCCCTGCCGGAGACTATTCGGCCAAGATCGAAGCGACCGGTTTCCAGTCGCAGAACGTCAACCTCACGGTCGTCGTCACCCAGGTCCAGACCCTCTCGTTCAAGCTGGCCCCCGGCTCCGAGCAACAGACAGTCGAGGTCACAGCCGCAGCCGCCCTGGTAAACACCTCGGACGCCACTCTGGGAGAGACGATCGAAGGCAAGCAGATCACTGAACTGCCTCTCAACGGTCGCAACGCCCTCAATCTGGCCCTCCTCACCCCAGGCGTAACGCAGGGGGCCTACGGGGAGTCTGGCAATGATCCCTCCAACCGTAACGGCGAAAGCGGCGGCTCTGCACTTTCAGTCAATGGAACCCGTCCTCAGGCGAATAACTTTCTGCTGGACGGCGTGGACAACAACGACGGTCTGCAAAACATCATCCTGTTCTTCCCGCCGGTGGACGGGACACAGGAGTTCAAGGTCAACACCAGCGTCGCTCCGGCTCAGTTTGGCAGGGCGGGCGGTGCCTTGGTTGTGGCGTCGATCAAGTCCGGCACCAACGGCGTGCACGGCTCAGCGTTCGATCAATACCGCAGCGGGAAGTTTGCCGCCAACCCCAACTACAGCTTTCTGGGAGCGCCGCCGGTGGCCAATCCTCCCTACAACCGGAATCAGTTCGGCGGGTCCGTCGGCTTTCCATTCCTCAAGGATAAGCTCTTCATGTTCGGAGACTACGAAGGAACGCGCGAGTCCCTGCCCGGCAACTCGGCTTACATTACGGTCCCGACAGTGAAGATGAGAACAGGTGACTTCTCGGAGCTGCTCAATCCCGGCCAGACCTACGGAAACTTTGACACCACCTTTCCCGCCTGCGTTCCAAACGCCGGAACGCTGAACAACAACATCTCCGGCAACAGCAAGGGCCAGATCTACGATCCACAGACATGCACACCTTTTCAAAATAATCAGATTCCCATGGCACGCCTGAACACGGCCGCGGTCAACTATCTCAACGCGTTCCCACTACCCTCCCGGTCTGACCGTGCGCTGCAGAACTATCTTTCGCAACAGCAGTCCGCCATTAAGTACAACCGTTTCGACGCTCGCCTGGACTACTCCCTCACGAAAAAGGATCTCTTCTTCCTGCGCTTCTCTTATGACAACTCGACCAACGGCGCCACCTCGCAGCTTGGGCCGACCCTGCCCAATAATGCCGGCACTAGTTATGTTCATGCGCGCGGCTACGATCTCGGCTACACCCGCACCTTCTCGCCAAGCATCGTGAATGAGGCTCGACTGGCTTATAACCGCGACAACTACGGCTATCAACCACCGAACTACGGCCAGAACATCTCCGCGGACCTGGGTATCGTGAATGCGAACCGCAATCTGGAGACGAGCGGAGGAGCATTGATTGGTGGCAGCAATGACCAGCTTGAATACAGCGGAGACTATGGCCTCTTCGCGGTTCCACAAAACACCTACGAACTCACCGACACCTTGAACATTCAGCGTGGAGCGCACTCGTTGAAGGTCGGTGGCACCTACCTCCTGCGGCAGACTCAGTTCTTCCGTCCCATCTCCGGCAAGGGCTTCTTCGCCATCGCTTATCACGGCACAGACTTCACGGGCTGGGAGACCTCAGAGTTGCTGGTCGGCGGTGTGGACAACTATGCAATCGGCGCACAGGATGGCTACTTCGGCAATATCAGCAATGAAGATGGCGTCTTCGCCCAGGATGATTGGCGCGTCACGCCGAGGCTGACCTTGAACCTGGGGATCCGTTGGGACCTGCTCACCTGGCCTTACGAGAAGCATAACCAGCAGGCGGCCTTCAATCCCACCAACGGAACCGTGATGATCGCCGGACAGAACGGTATCTCACGCAGCATCATCAACCAGGACTATCTCAACTTCGCCCCGCGCGTCGGCTTCGCTTATGACGTCTTTGGCGACGGCAAGACAGCCCTGCACGGTGGCTACGGGTTGTTCTACTTCCCTGACTACGGCGGCATCAGCAACCAGCTTGGGCAGCAGCCTCCCTTCGGCGGCAGCGCAACCTACTACGCCCGCAACGGGTATTGCGTGACCTTCACCGGCCAGACGACCCTGGGCAATCCCTATACCTGCCCCGGATATACGACCGGTAATTCCGCAAAGATCGCCCTTCCCCTGCCGGGCTTCCCGAACTTCAATCCCGCAGCTCCTCCGGCCGGCCTGGGCGGCCTCGCAGTTGACCGCGACAACAAACACAGCCGTCTCCAGCAGTACAACCTCCAGTTGCAGCAGCAGCTTGGTTCCAGAGACGTACTCAGCATCGCGTACGTGGGCACCCACGCTGATCGGCTCTCCACCTACTATCCCATCAACAGCTACAACTTCAACACCACCGCGCTGCCCTTCCCAACCTTAGGCGGAATCAGCCTGAACGAGTACAACGGCATCTCCTGGTACAACGGTCTTCAGGCACATTACGAACATCGTCAAGGGAATGCCCTGCTCACCGCCTCTTACACCTGGTCGCATGCGCTGGATGATTCGCCAGATGCCTTCGGCGCGGGGTCAACTGTCTCCATCGCATCGAACCCTTTCGCCTCTTACGGCAACTCGGCTCAGGACCAGCGTCACATCTTCTCAGGTTCTGCGGTGTACAACTTCCCTTTTGGCCGGGGACAGGCCTTCGGTGGCAACGCAAATCGATTCATGGATCTGCTGATCGGCGGGTGGCAGTCCAATCTCGTCGGCCTCTTCCAGACCGGCCAGCCATTTGATATTTCGACTGGCGTCAACAGCCCCGGCAATCGCCCAGATCTGATTGCCCCCATCTCCTACCCCAAAAAGATCATCGGACAGTGGTTCAATACGGCGGCGTTTTCAGACAATATTCCCACTCTCAACGTAAGTGGAACCGGTGTCTACACGCGGGTCGGAACGCTCGGACGCAATCAGGTCTATGGGCCTGGATACCGCAGCGTAAACCTTGGCGTACAGAAGAACCTGCACTTTACGGACCGCATCTCGCTCGAATTGCATGGAGATGCGTTCAACGTCCTCAACACGCCCGAGTTCACCAATCCAAGCTCCGCCGTCACCAGCGGAACCTTCGGTGAAATTACCGGGACGCGTCAGAACTCCGCCCGGCAGATTCAGTTGACCTCCCGCCTGGTGTTCTAA
- a CDS encoding ISL3 family transposase — translation MVRGTLLPSTSEVELVCLRPRTGLIEVELRTSRPFSCCPVCGTASRRVHSRYLRRLGDLPWEGIPVSILLQTRKFFCVVETCRRRIFTEPLSGTVLRYSRRTLRSCEALDWITVMIGGQAGARLARRLGLLVSGSTLLRQLRCRARCAPVVAPRVLGIDDWAWRKGHRYGTILCDLESRRVIDLLPDREAGTVAEWLREHPGSEIVSRDRGGIYAQATRLAAPGAVQVADRWHLLRNLSEALKNALSPHHRLLTQAARSSMGEVPGVVTSPQPSVPPWELRASLRNRERRFSRYEEVHRLGQTGASHAAIGRQLGLDHRTVRKFLRTETFPEAQRSPRPGIVDPYAEYLDRRLEQGCRNVSRLWRELRERGFTGQLNIVRRWLRCRRGYQPTSAAAAPHRAAPRISVRQTVWHILKETPSAQTYLEQVYQASPEVSVAAKLAKEFFRLITQRDLPALTPWFEAAKTTALAGFASHLTRDRDAVEAALKLPWSQGQVEGHVHRLKLIKRQMYGRAGFDLLRLRVLHTA, via the coding sequence ATGGTTCGAGGGACGCTGCTACCGAGCACTTCTGAAGTTGAATTGGTTTGTTTGCGGCCCAGGACTGGGTTGATTGAGGTTGAGCTTCGAACCTCTCGCCCTTTCTCTTGCTGCCCTGTCTGCGGTACGGCTTCGCGGCGGGTTCACAGCCGGTATCTACGCAGGCTGGGCGATCTGCCGTGGGAAGGTATTCCGGTCTCGATCCTGCTTCAGACCCGCAAGTTCTTCTGTGTTGTCGAGACTTGCCGCCGGCGCATTTTTACCGAACCGCTTTCCGGCACCGTGCTCCGCTATAGTCGGCGGACGCTGCGTTCTTGTGAAGCTCTGGACTGGATCACGGTTATGATCGGCGGTCAGGCCGGAGCTCGGCTGGCCCGTCGTCTCGGCCTGCTGGTCAGTGGCTCCACCTTACTGCGGCAGCTTCGTTGCCGCGCCCGATGTGCGCCGGTCGTGGCTCCGCGTGTACTCGGTATCGATGACTGGGCGTGGCGAAAAGGCCATCGCTACGGCACTATCCTGTGCGATCTGGAGAGCCGTAGGGTGATCGATCTGCTGCCGGACCGGGAGGCTGGAACTGTCGCTGAGTGGCTTCGGGAGCATCCTGGCAGTGAGATCGTGAGCCGGGACCGAGGCGGTATTTACGCTCAAGCCACACGGTTGGCCGCGCCTGGAGCCGTACAGGTGGCGGATCGCTGGCACCTGTTGCGGAACCTGAGCGAAGCACTGAAAAACGCGCTCAGTCCGCATCATCGACTGCTCACACAAGCAGCGAGAAGCAGCATGGGGGAGGTTCCAGGCGTCGTCACATCTCCGCAACCTTCGGTTCCGCCGTGGGAGTTACGGGCCAGCCTCCGCAACCGGGAGCGTCGCTTCAGCCGCTACGAAGAGGTGCATCGGCTGGGCCAGACAGGAGCGTCCCATGCTGCGATCGGCCGACAGCTGGGACTCGATCATCGCACCGTACGCAAGTTCCTCAGAACCGAGACGTTCCCCGAAGCGCAACGGAGCCCACGTCCAGGCATCGTCGATCCTTATGCCGAGTACCTCGACCGACGGCTTGAGCAGGGCTGCAGGAACGTGTCCCGGCTGTGGCGCGAACTGCGGGAACGAGGCTTCACGGGTCAACTTAACATCGTGAGACGCTGGCTTCGCTGCCGGCGTGGCTATCAACCGACCTCGGCAGCAGCCGCTCCACACAGAGCTGCACCACGTATCTCAGTCCGGCAGACGGTCTGGCACATCCTGAAGGAAACGCCCTCCGCTCAGACTTATCTTGAACAGGTCTACCAGGCTTCACCCGAGGTGTCTGTCGCGGCCAAGCTGGCCAAGGAGTTCTTCCGACTCATCACGCAGCGAGATCTTCCAGCCCTCACACCGTGGTTCGAGGCTGCGAAGACAACGGCACTGGCCGGCTTCGCCAGCCACCTGACCAGAGATCGAGATGCGGTTGAAGCGGCTCTCAAGCTCCCGTGGAGCCAGGGCCAGGTGGAAGGCCACGTCCATCGGCTCAAGCTCATCAAGCGCCAGATGTATGGCAGAGCCGGCTTCGACCTGCTCAGACTCAGAGTGCTTCACACCGCCTGA
- a CDS encoding alpha-amylase family glycosyl hydrolase — protein MTASALRRSLLLTALCLCASLPASLAQMPAVPTTPSTTPLGATQGHIPPPWLESAVVYEIFPRSFSPEGNLAGVTKGLDRLQKLGVNVLWLMPLNPVGQVKKKGSSGSPYAVQDYYAINPEYGSKDDLHHLIQEAHRRQMKVIVDIVANHTSFDSVMMSHPNFYKHDSTGKILSPYDWTDVAALDYTQPELRRYMTDMLLYWIKDFDLDGFRCDAAGEIPTDFWENARKELDRVHPGLIMLAEASKPELLRSAFDFDYSWPMMASLNEIIEHGAPASTLRTTLEHEQKLFPQNAAHMRMFDDHDEQRALARYGINGSLAAAAFIFTYDGVPMLYNGMEVSDPTESGAPALFEPLKIWWQAGEMRPEFPRFYDFMIHYRERQPALLHGKTSWLHNSNEAHVVSYKRSTPNEEFLIAINLSSTPFRGTIESSAPWTEVSIPLRKPPSNTGEPDEHHPDYPEAALPALSLEPFGFRIFHRSLTPVAKTASAE, from the coding sequence ATGACAGCCTCAGCCCTTCGCAGGTCTCTCCTGCTGACTGCCCTCTGCCTGTGCGCCTCTCTGCCCGCCTCGCTCGCGCAGATGCCCGCCGTCCCCACAACCCCATCCACCACGCCGCTCGGCGCAACGCAGGGCCACATCCCACCGCCTTGGCTTGAATCCGCAGTCGTCTACGAGATCTTCCCACGCTCCTTCTCTCCAGAGGGAAACCTCGCCGGCGTGACCAAGGGCCTCGATCGCCTGCAAAAACTCGGCGTCAACGTCCTCTGGCTGATGCCTTTGAACCCGGTCGGGCAAGTCAAGAAAAAGGGCTCCTCAGGCAGCCCATACGCCGTCCAGGACTACTACGCCATCAACCCCGAGTACGGCTCAAAAGACGACCTCCATCACCTCATCCAGGAAGCCCACCGCCGCCAGATGAAGGTCATCGTCGATATCGTCGCCAACCACACCTCCTTCGATAGCGTCATGATGTCGCACCCCAACTTCTACAAGCATGACTCCACCGGCAAGATCCTCTCGCCCTACGACTGGACCGACGTCGCCGCACTCGACTACACCCAGCCCGAGCTCCGCCGCTACATGACGGACATGCTCCTCTACTGGATCAAGGACTTCGACCTCGACGGCTTCCGCTGCGACGCCGCTGGCGAGATCCCCACCGACTTCTGGGAGAATGCACGCAAGGAGCTTGACCGCGTCCACCCCGGTCTCATCATGCTTGCAGAAGCCAGCAAGCCAGAGTTGCTCCGCAGCGCCTTCGACTTCGATTACTCCTGGCCCATGATGGCCTCGCTCAACGAAATCATCGAGCACGGAGCCCCCGCAAGCACCCTCCGCACCACGCTCGAGCACGAGCAAAAGCTCTTCCCCCAGAACGCGGCCCACATGCGCATGTTTGACGACCACGACGAGCAGCGCGCCCTCGCCCGTTACGGCATCAACGGCTCCCTCGCCGCCGCCGCCTTCATCTTCACCTACGACGGCGTCCCCATGCTCTACAACGGTATGGAGGTCAGCGACCCAACCGAATCCGGTGCACCCGCCCTCTTTGAGCCCCTAAAGATCTGGTGGCAAGCCGGCGAGATGCGCCCCGAGTTCCCCCGCTTCTACGACTTCATGATCCACTACCGCGAACGCCAACCAGCCCTGCTTCACGGCAAGACCTCATGGCTCCACAACTCCAATGAAGCTCACGTCGTCAGCTATAAACGCTCGACCCCGAACGAAGAATTCCTCATAGCCATCAACCTATCCAGCACGCCATTTCGCGGCACCATCGAGTCTTCAGCCCCGTGGACGGAGGTCAGCATCCCACTTCGCAAACCACCTTCAAACACCGGGGAACCTGACGAGCACCATCCCGATTATCCCGAAGCAGCCCTGCCTGCACTCTCATTGGAGCCATTCGGCTTCCGCATCTTCCATCGCTCTCTAACGCCTGTCGCAAAGACCGCTTCCGCCGAATAA
- a CDS encoding winged helix-turn-helix domain-containing protein: MTQVLLTGKGERISFGLFELDPHSGELWKSGMRVRLPGQPFKVLVALIRQAGEVVTREELQAEVWDSNTTVDFERALAGTINKIRDALGDSADNPRYVETLTKRGYRFIAQVTYTHTPMADAAPARAAADDPAEARAALRPSPPYAVALPVPVELLLPTSEVETALLPAVSMDKRRAARWSVRERVLGAAAAILLLALLTTLYYWHRPLHPQPLRIEQISHFIPIFSGPPNAESFLTLATDGDRILTSVSVDGRPRLSAIYISTGEVHKLATPKELSSNSLEDISKDGSKLLLRSQLSSESEQPLWVTPSAGGSGLRIGNVLAQDATWMPDGVSILYANGNDLYTVQADGGSSKLYATLQGRAFWMRWSPDGRLLRFTLVDPVTHSTNLYELEAGSRTARPVRLPGLTPQPACCGTWTADGGAYVFEASENLWELEGEYHSPTLIQLTNGPLRFFSPVAARSGFRIFFLGLEPTSGLQQFSEARHEFQPAPAFLADANRLD, translated from the coding sequence GTGACTCAAGTGCTCCTCACCGGAAAAGGCGAACGGATTAGCTTCGGACTCTTCGAGCTGGACCCGCACTCCGGGGAACTGTGGAAGTCGGGAATGCGCGTGCGGCTCCCGGGCCAGCCCTTCAAGGTTCTCGTGGCACTGATCAGGCAGGCCGGCGAGGTCGTCACTCGCGAAGAGCTGCAGGCTGAGGTGTGGGACTCCAATACGACTGTCGACTTTGAACGGGCGCTGGCGGGGACGATCAATAAGATCCGTGACGCCCTGGGGGATTCCGCGGATAATCCTCGCTATGTCGAGACGCTGACTAAGCGGGGATACCGCTTCATCGCGCAGGTCACCTATACCCATACCCCCATGGCCGATGCCGCCCCGGCCCGTGCCGCAGCCGATGATCCTGCTGAGGCGAGGGCGGCGCTTCGGCCCTCACCTCCCTATGCAGTTGCTCTACCCGTGCCGGTCGAACTCCTGCTGCCAACCTCAGAGGTGGAAACGGCGCTGCTTCCCGCTGTCTCCATGGACAAGCGAAGAGCCGCCCGTTGGTCGGTCAGGGAACGCGTCCTCGGAGCCGCCGCCGCAATCCTTCTGCTCGCGTTGCTGACAACCTTGTACTACTGGCACCGGCCCCTCCATCCACAGCCCCTGCGCATCGAGCAGATCTCTCACTTCATCCCCATCTTCAGCGGACCGCCCAACGCGGAGAGCTTCCTCACCCTTGCGACGGACGGCGATCGCATCCTGACCTCGGTCTCCGTCGACGGGCGGCCCCGCCTCTCTGCCATCTATATCAGCACCGGGGAGGTTCACAAGCTCGCCACGCCCAAGGAGCTGTCCTCAAATTCTCTGGAAGATATCTCGAAGGACGGGTCCAAGCTCCTGCTGCGGAGTCAGCTTTCATCGGAGTCAGAGCAGCCTCTCTGGGTGACGCCCTCCGCCGGGGGCAGCGGACTGCGTATCGGCAACGTCCTTGCCCAAGACGCCACCTGGATGCCGGACGGCGTCAGCATCCTCTACGCCAACGGCAACGATCTCTACACGGTTCAGGCCGATGGTGGCTCCTCCAAACTCTACGCAACGCTGCAGGGCCGTGCCTTCTGGATGCGCTGGTCGCCCGATGGGAGACTGCTTCGCTTCACGCTTGTGGACCCGGTCACGCATTCCACTAACCTGTATGAACTCGAGGCCGGAAGCCGGACGGCGCGTCCCGTTCGTCTTCCCGGCCTGACGCCGCAGCCGGCTTGCTGCGGAACATGGACCGCGGACGGAGGCGCATACGTCTTTGAGGCCAGCGAGAACCTCTGGGAGCTCGAAGGCGAATACCATAGCCCGACGTTGATCCAACTGACCAACGGCCCCCTGCGCTTCTTCTCGCCGGTGGCCGCCCGTTCCGGGTTCCGCATCTTCTTTCTGGGTCTGGAACCCACCTCCGGGCTTCAGCAGTTTTCCGAGGCGCGCCACGAGTTTCAGCCGGCCCCGGCTTTCCTTGCAGACGCCAACCGTCTTGACTAA